The Lemur catta isolate mLemCat1 chromosome X, mLemCat1.pri, whole genome shotgun sequence genome has a window encoding:
- the TMSB15B gene encoding thymosin beta-15B codes for MSDKPDLSEVEKFDRSKLKKTNTEEKNTLPSKETIQQEKEGVQTS; via the exons aTGAGTGATAAGCCAGACTTGTCGGAAGTGGAGAAGTTTGACAGGTCAAAACTGAAGAAAACTAATACTGAAGAAAAGAATACTCTTCCCTCTAAGGAAA ctaTCCAGCAGGAGAAAGAGGGTGTTCAAACATCGTAA